The following proteins come from a genomic window of Plectropomus leopardus isolate mb chromosome 11, YSFRI_Pleo_2.0, whole genome shotgun sequence:
- the gabarapl2 gene encoding gamma-aminobutyric acid receptor-associated protein-like 2 yields MKWMFKEDHSLEHRCVESAKIRNKYPDRVPVIVEKVSGSQIVDIDKRKYLVPSDITVAQFMWIIRKRIQLPSEKAIFLFVDKTVPQSSLTMGQLYDKEKDEDGFLYVAYSGENTFGYKAFYTTRG; encoded by the exons ATGAAATGGATGTTTAAAGAGGACCATTCCCTCG AGCACCGATGTGTGGAGTCAGCCAAAATACGCAACAAATATCCTGACAGAGTACCG GTGATAGTGGAGAAGGTTTCTGGCTCTCAGATAGTGGACATTGATAAGAGGAAGTACCTGGTGCCCTCTGACATCACAGTGGCCCAGTTCATGTGGATCATCAGGAAACGCATCCAGCTGCCTTCAGAGAAAGCCATCTTCCTCTTTGTCGACAAAACTGTCCCCCAATCCAG TCTGACTATGGGCCAGCTGTACGACAAGGAGAAGGACGAGGACGGCTTTCTGTATGTGGCCTACAGCGGAGAAAACACCTTTGGTTACAAGGCCTTTTATACAACACGGGGTTAA